Proteins encoded in a region of the candidate division WOR-3 bacterium genome:
- the rpsL gene encoding 30S ribosomal protein S12: MPTINQLVRKGRKKVKKKSKSPALMGCPQKRGVCIRVYTTTPKKPNSALRKVCKVRLSNGHEVIAYIPGEGHNLQEHSIVLIRGGRVKDLPGVKYHVIRGVYDCAGVEGRRQSRSLYGVKKPKESKK; encoded by the coding sequence ATGCCAACAATTAATCAATTAGTTAGAAAAGGGAGAAAAAAGGTAAAGAAGAAAAGTAAATCCCCGGCTTTGATGGGTTGTCCGCAAAAGAGAGGAGTTTGTATCAGGGTTTATACTACTACTCCTAAGAAGCCTAATTCGGCATTAAGAAAAGTTTGTAAAGTTCGATTGAGTAATGGTCATGAGGTAATTGCTTATATTCCCGGCGAGGGTCATAATTTACAAGAACATTCCATAGTGTTAATTCGTGGTGGAAGAGTGAAAGATCTGCCGGGAGTGAAATATCACGTAATAAGAGGAGTTTATGACTGCGCGGGAGTGGAGGGACGACGGCAAAGTCGTTCTCTCTATGGTGTTAAAAAACCAAAAGAAAGCAAAAAGTGA
- a CDS encoding gamma-glutamyl-gamma-aminobutyrate hydrolase family protein (Members of this family of hydrolases with an active site Cys residue belong to MEROPS family C26.) — protein sequence MKNFDAIILSGSPKMISQNEFNQSILEILREIEIPILGICYGHQLLAKAFGGEIGKYLEFIERNEEIFLLNKEDIFYNLEDKIVAKKSHQEYVIKSSLTKTELEITAFSKNCEVEAIRHRKRKIFGVQFHIERSGEVGYRIIKNFYEKIVKY from the coding sequence ATAAAAAATTTTGATGCTATTATTCTTTCTGGTTCTCCTAAAATGATTTCGCAAAATGAGTTTAATCAAAGCATTTTAGAAATATTGAGAGAAATAGAAATTCCTATTTTGGGAATTTGTTACGGTCATCAACTTTTGGCAAAAGCCTTTGGTGGCGAAATTGGAAAATATTTAGAATTCATTGAAAGAAATGAAGAAATATTTCTTTTGAATAAAGAGGATATATTTTATAATTTGGAAGATAAAATTGTTGCTAAAAAGTCGCATCAAGAGTATGTAATAAAATCTTCTTTAACAAAAACAGAATTAGAAATCACCGCTTTTTCTAAGAACTGTGAAGTTGAAGCAATAAGACACAGAAAAAGAAAAATCTTCGGGGTCCAATTTCATATTGAACGTTCAGGAGAAGTGGGCTATAGAATAATCAAAAATTTCTATGAAAAGATAGTTAAATATTGA
- the rpsG gene encoding 30S ribosomal protein S7, whose product MARRKRAEVREIPPDPVYNSVLVQKFINNLMWDGKKTIAQKIFYGALDLIRKKTGEDGYTVFLKAINNVKPVLEVRPRRVGGATYQIPVEVSPRRRESLAIKWIIRAARERSEYRMVERLANELIDASKGTGQAIKTKETTHKMAEANRAFAHFRW is encoded by the coding sequence ATGGCGCGAAGAAAAAGAGCAGAAGTGAGAGAAATTCCTCCCGATCCAGTATATAATTCGGTTCTTGTCCAGAAGTTTATCAATAATTTAATGTGGGACGGTAAAAAAACGATTGCTCAGAAAATTTTTTACGGTGCATTAGATCTTATCAGGAAAAAAACCGGAGAAGATGGTTACACTGTTTTCTTAAAAGCAATTAATAATGTCAAACCCGTCTTGGAAGTGAGACCGAGAAGAGTAGGAGGTGCTACTTATCAAATTCCAGTAGAAGTTTCGCCACGAAGAAGAGAATCCTTAGCAATTAAGTGGATTATTCGTGCTGCTCGGGAAAGAAGTGAATATCGAATGGTCGAAAGATTGGCAAACGAGTTAATCGATGCTTCTAAAGGTACCGGTCAAGCAATTAAGACCAAAGAAACGACACACAAAATGGCTGAAGCTAACCGAGCTTTTGCTCATTTTCGCTGGTAA
- a CDS encoding chemotaxis protein CheW: MIGKSAYLICELGKEKIALPIWGIKEILWDIKVYPLPEVSAYIVGILAEEKKLAVVIDLAKFFNIKEENRGVFLKFKMDDKLVFIAVKDVEEILEVKEEEIYPCPPLFSSTVPNYYITGLIKKEEIFIPIIELTKIFEHQEIKPFISIGK, translated from the coding sequence ATGATTGGAAAGAGTGCTTATTTAATTTGTGAACTGGGAAAAGAAAAAATTGCTTTACCAATTTGGGGTATAAAAGAAATATTATGGGATATAAAGGTTTATCCTTTGCCGGAAGTTTCCGCGTATATCGTTGGTATTCTTGCTGAAGAAAAAAAATTAGCGGTAGTAATAGATTTAGCGAAATTCTTTAATATTAAAGAAGAAAATAGAGGTGTTTTTTTAAAATTTAAAATGGACGATAAGTTGGTGTTTATTGCCGTTAAGGATGTTGAAGAAATTTTAGAGGTAAAAGAAGAGGAAATTTATCCTTGTCCTCCTTTGTTTTCTTCAACTGTTCCTAATTATTATATTACTGGTTTAATAAAAAAAGAAGAAATTTTTATCCCCATTATTGAATTGACAAAAATTTTTGAACATCAGGAAATAAAACCCTTTATTTCTATTGGTAAGTAA